In a single window of the Pseudoxanthomonas sp. F37 genome:
- a CDS encoding beta-ketoacyl-ACP synthase III, with the protein MSEPGNKGRIYARIAGTGSYLPEKVLTNEDLSKLVDTSDEWIQSRTGIRERHIAAEGETAGDLGYQAALRALEAAGVDASEIDLIVVGTTTPDLIFPSTACLIQARLGAAGCAAMDVNAACSGFIYALSVAEKFIRCGDAKTALVIGTETLSRIVDWTERTTCVLFGDGAGAAVLKADTETGVLSTHLHADGSKKELLWNPVGVSAGFNKDEPNNGIRIHMKGNDVFKYAVKALDGVVDETLEANGLDKHDLDWLIPHQANLRIIEATARRLDMSMDQVIVTVDKHGNTSSGSVPLALDTAIRSGRVERGQLLLLEAFGGGFTWGSVLLRY; encoded by the coding sequence ATGAGCGAGCCGGGCAACAAGGGGCGCATTTACGCGCGCATCGCCGGAACGGGCAGCTATCTGCCTGAAAAGGTGTTGACCAACGAGGACCTGTCCAAGCTGGTCGACACCAGCGACGAGTGGATACAGTCCCGTACCGGCATCCGCGAACGCCACATCGCCGCCGAAGGCGAAACCGCCGGCGATCTGGGCTACCAGGCCGCGCTGCGCGCGCTCGAAGCCGCGGGCGTGGACGCCTCCGAGATCGACCTGATCGTCGTCGGCACCACCACGCCCGACCTGATCTTCCCGTCCACCGCCTGCCTCATCCAGGCGCGCCTGGGTGCGGCCGGCTGTGCCGCCATGGACGTCAACGCCGCCTGCTCCGGCTTCATCTACGCGCTGAGCGTGGCGGAGAAGTTCATCCGTTGCGGCGATGCGAAGACCGCGCTGGTGATCGGCACCGAGACCCTCAGCCGCATCGTCGACTGGACCGAGCGCACCACCTGCGTGCTGTTCGGCGACGGCGCCGGCGCCGCGGTGCTCAAGGCCGACACGGAAACGGGCGTGCTCAGCACGCACCTGCACGCCGACGGCAGCAAGAAGGAACTGCTGTGGAACCCGGTGGGCGTGTCGGCCGGCTTCAACAAGGACGAGCCGAACAACGGCATCCGCATCCACATGAAGGGCAACGACGTCTTCAAGTACGCGGTGAAGGCGCTGGATGGCGTCGTCGACGAGACGCTCGAAGCCAACGGCCTGGACAAGCACGACCTGGACTGGCTGATCCCGCACCAGGCCAACCTGCGCATCATCGAAGCCACGGCCAGGCGCCTGGACATGTCGATGGACCAGGTGATCGTGACCGTCGACAAGCACGGCAACACGTCGTCCGGTTCGGTGCCGCTGGCGCTGGACACGGCCATCCGCTCCGGTCGCGTCGAACGCGGCCAGTTGCTGCTGCTGGAGGCCTTCGGCGGCGGCTTCACCTGGGGCTCGGTGCTGTTGCGCTACTGA
- the rpmF gene encoding 50S ribosomal protein L32: MAVQKSRVTPSRRGQRRSHDALTAKQLSTDPTTGETHLRHHVTADGYYRGKKVIATKTSVVEED, translated from the coding sequence ATGGCTGTGCAGAAATCCCGCGTCACCCCGTCCCGTCGTGGCCAGCGTCGTTCGCACGACGCGCTGACCGCCAAGCAGCTGTCCACCGACCCGACCACGGGCGAGACGCACCTGCGTCACCACGTGACCGCCGACGGCTACTACCGTGGCAAGAAGGTCATCGCCACCAAGACCTCGGTGGTCGAGGAAGATTGA
- a CDS encoding YceD family protein has product MSANTPELLDAWRMVANRRSFEGRLPLSAMTRLQGLLADTEGDVRYTVEFDHDGLRVPYLELHIEAGLPLVCQRSLQRFVLPVVLTQRLGLVRSEDEEAALPPDYEALLVPEDGMLRPADLVEDELVLAVPVVAVDPASDAVEREWAADEEEVAKTSPFAALASLKKN; this is encoded by the coding sequence ATGTCCGCGAATACGCCCGAGCTGCTGGATGCGTGGCGCATGGTCGCGAACCGGCGCAGCTTCGAAGGCCGCCTGCCGTTGTCTGCCATGACGCGCCTGCAGGGCCTTCTGGCCGATACCGAAGGCGACGTGCGCTACACGGTGGAATTCGACCACGATGGGTTGCGGGTCCCGTACCTGGAACTGCACATCGAGGCCGGCCTGCCGTTGGTGTGCCAGCGCAGCCTGCAGCGTTTCGTGCTGCCGGTGGTGTTGACGCAGCGGTTGGGTCTGGTGCGCAGCGAGGACGAAGAGGCCGCGCTGCCGCCCGACTACGAGGCATTGCTGGTGCCGGAAGACGGCATGCTGCGCCCCGCCGACCTGGTGGAGGACGAACTGGTCCTCGCCGTGCCGGTGGTGGCGGTGGACCCGGCGTCCGACGCGGTGGAACGCGAGTGGGCGGCGGACGAAGAAGAGGTGGCGAAGACCAGCCCGTTCGCGGCGCTGGCTTCGCTGAAGAAGAACTAG
- a CDS encoding Maf family nucleotide pyrophosphatase, whose protein sequence is MPLMLASTSRYRRELLERLRLPFHIARPEVDESPLPGEAVPAMAARLARAKAEAIAAQHPGTWIIGSDQAAELDGVPLGKPGHREAALTQLGAMSGRQVRFHTAVCMLRDGRALEAADVTTVRFRTLAPAEIERYVDAEQPFDCAGSFKSEGLGIALFDAIESSDPTALVGLPLIAVAKMLREAGFDLP, encoded by the coding sequence ATGCCGTTGATGCTCGCCTCCACCTCCCGCTACCGGCGCGAACTGCTGGAACGGCTGCGCCTGCCGTTCCATATCGCGCGGCCCGAGGTGGACGAGTCGCCCCTGCCCGGTGAGGCCGTCCCGGCCATGGCGGCACGCCTGGCCCGCGCCAAGGCGGAGGCGATCGCCGCGCAGCACCCCGGCACGTGGATCATCGGCTCGGACCAGGCCGCCGAACTGGACGGCGTGCCGCTGGGCAAACCCGGCCACCGCGAGGCCGCACTCACCCAGTTGGGCGCCATGTCCGGTCGCCAGGTCCGCTTCCACACCGCCGTGTGCATGCTTCGGGACGGACGCGCCCTGGAAGCGGCCGACGTCACCACCGTGCGCTTCCGCACGCTGGCCCCGGCCGAGATCGAACGCTACGTGGATGCCGAGCAGCCGTTCGACTGCGCCGGCAGCTTCAAGTCCGAGGGGCTGGGGATCGCGCTGTTCGATGCCATCGAGTCCTCCGACCCGACGGCCCTGGTGGGCCTGCCCCTGATCGCGGTGGCGAAGATGCTGCGCGAAGCAGGCTTCGACCTGCCCTGA
- a CDS encoding glycosyltransferase family 39 protein, translating into MDEEQRARRGFLAVWTIVTVVKVAIAARLPLFVDEAFYWQEGQHLAAAYSDLPGMTAWLTRLGVELGGHHVLAVRAPFLLIAAVLPWLVARSAAHWFGATVGWQAALLTVLMPLSGTLGLLALPDVPMALATVLCADAGARMLRGVDAMSATELALGLVLGALSHYRFVGVIGVGLIALLCLPQGRGALRDARVWVALAAGLLAWAPLLAWNLEYADAGLRFQLLDRHPWRFHGDGARFLLVQAALATPLLFWAMLVVSVRGIRGAGGGGGAGPEWRYFALLGAVSTLGFFLLGFFADNERVSFHWTLPGYLALLLVVPLQLREWPRKWRLATWGLAAAGTVLMLGYYVVVSVPGLRLQAAGSKYYPENFAGWDRLAVEVERARARMPEGTALLADSFKTGAELGFALADARIPVLDHPLNRKHGRAPQLQLWGLQHEGRVNAPTLLVVGATDVKFSALLARYQQLCSVVGPLPPPQAVNIDHGARRFLLFALPAAPQGDACISPVVAHIDVPQAGAGVARRFRVGGWAVKDGVGVTRVEVLLDGRVVATATDFTDNAWLQRFLKDRSRDPRMPRVQFDAQVDASGLPAGRHWLGLRVTGGDGSVETWAEQPVVLR; encoded by the coding sequence ATGGACGAAGAACAACGCGCGCGCCGAGGGTTCCTTGCCGTGTGGACAATCGTGACGGTGGTCAAGGTCGCGATCGCCGCGCGCCTGCCGTTGTTCGTCGACGAGGCGTTCTACTGGCAGGAGGGCCAGCACCTGGCGGCGGCGTATTCCGACCTGCCGGGGATGACCGCGTGGTTGACGCGGCTGGGCGTGGAGCTGGGCGGACATCATGTGCTCGCGGTGCGCGCGCCGTTCCTGCTGATCGCGGCGGTACTGCCCTGGCTGGTGGCGCGCAGCGCCGCGCACTGGTTCGGCGCCACCGTGGGCTGGCAGGCGGCGCTGCTGACCGTGTTGATGCCGTTGTCGGGCACGCTGGGCCTGCTGGCGCTGCCCGACGTGCCGATGGCGCTGGCGACCGTGCTGTGCGCCGATGCCGGTGCACGCATGTTGCGCGGCGTCGATGCGATGTCGGCCACCGAACTGGCGCTGGGCCTGGTGCTGGGTGCGCTGAGCCACTACCGTTTCGTCGGCGTGATCGGCGTGGGCCTGATCGCACTGCTGTGCCTGCCGCAGGGGCGCGGTGCGTTGCGCGATGCGCGGGTCTGGGTGGCCTTGGCGGCGGGCCTGCTGGCTTGGGCGCCCCTGCTGGCCTGGAACCTGGAATACGCCGATGCGGGCCTGCGCTTCCAGTTGCTCGACCGGCATCCGTGGCGCTTCCATGGCGATGGCGCGCGCTTCCTGCTGGTGCAGGCGGCGCTGGCCACGCCCCTGCTGTTCTGGGCGATGCTGGTGGTCAGCGTGCGCGGTATCCGCGGGGCGGGCGGCGGCGGGGGCGCCGGGCCGGAATGGCGCTATTTCGCGCTGCTGGGCGCGGTGTCCACCTTGGGTTTCTTCCTGCTGGGCTTTTTCGCCGACAACGAGCGCGTCAGTTTCCACTGGACGCTGCCGGGCTACCTGGCGTTGCTGCTCGTCGTGCCGCTGCAGTTGCGCGAATGGCCCCGCAAGTGGCGGCTGGCGACCTGGGGCCTGGCTGCCGCCGGCACGGTGCTGATGCTGGGCTATTACGTGGTGGTGTCGGTGCCGGGCCTGCGCCTGCAGGCGGCCGGCAGCAAGTACTACCCCGAGAATTTCGCCGGCTGGGACCGGCTGGCGGTGGAAGTGGAACGGGCGCGGGCGCGCATGCCGGAAGGAACCGCGCTGCTTGCCGACAGTTTCAAGACCGGCGCCGAGCTCGGTTTCGCGCTTGCGGATGCGCGCATCCCCGTGCTCGACCACCCGCTCAACCGCAAGCACGGCCGTGCCCCGCAACTGCAGCTGTGGGGCCTGCAGCACGAGGGCCGGGTGAATGCCCCCACCCTGCTGGTGGTAGGCGCGACGGACGTGAAGTTCAGCGCGCTGCTCGCCCGGTACCAGCAACTGTGTTCCGTGGTCGGCCCCTTGCCGCCGCCGCAGGCAGTGAACATCGACCATGGCGCGCGCCGCTTCCTGTTGTTCGCGCTGCCCGCTGCTCCCCAGGGCGATGCCTGCATTTCGCCGGTGGTGGCCCACATCGATGTGCCACAGGCCGGCGCCGGCGTGGCGCGCCGCTTCAGGGTGGGCGGCTGGGCGGTGAAGGACGGCGTGGGCGTGACCCGGGTGGAGGTACTGCTGGATGGCCGGGTGGTCGCCACTGCGACGGACTTCACCGACAACGCCTGGTTGCAGCGGTTCCTCAAGGACCGATCGCGCGACCCGCGCATGCCGCGCGTGCAGTTCGATGCGCAGGTGGACGCCAGCGGCCTGCCGGCCGGCCGCCACTGGCTGGGCCTGCGGGTGACCGGCGGCGACGGCAGCGTGGAGACGTGGGCCGAGCAGCCGGTGGTGCTGCGCTAG